In the Lampris incognitus isolate fLamInc1 chromosome 11, fLamInc1.hap2, whole genome shotgun sequence genome, one interval contains:
- the LOC130120501 gene encoding TBC1 domain family member 8 produces MWLTPEEVLLKNALKLWVTEKSNNFFLLQRRRGHGESAGKISGLLVGALDTVLDSNARVTPFRILLQVPGSQISWVIASGAAIEEVNKHWDWLVHNLLHSLSVFENKEDVASFVKGKVKGLIAEETRGRQAAQENDPEKFREVLLKFELHFGLPPSEKLVTHYSCCCWKGRVPRQGFLYLSINHMAFYSFLLGKEVKFVIPWAEVTRLERVSAGLMTEVIRVCTRQRQRDFSMFLNLDEAFGVIGQLADIALRRLLDSEGLELDRILQQPTRITKRVLEEQALREYVLALFRLPRGERLHEVASCSVWTPHARCHTAGTLYTTDSYLCFSSREEGNCTLLIPLSEVLSIEKAESTSLLANPVIVSVRSKKAFQLIELQDRDDLVESLNSRLRALQWKCSMFRSKPHGKRAVSCPAPYYTFYYDTMYSDGDEIEEQVLRNTVNTEALMTAFSQSLPGSDDHDSKSMEHVKERLWEEHFSEYGRGVHMFRTDKIQKLVAMGIPESLRGELWMTFSDACSELVAHEGYYANLVQKSMGQSSLATEEIERDLHRSLPDHPAFQNPTGIAALRRVLTAYAHRNPKIGYCQSMNILASVLLLYAKEEEAFWLLVAVCERMLPDYFNRRVIGAQVDQSVFEELIRERLPDLAEHFADLSPLSSVSLSWFLTLFLSVMPFHSAVCVVDCFFFCGIKAIFQLGLAVLDANATQLYASADDGQALMILTSFLDQVRRDEPSSPPSSPPTEEETSSSASVGHRYITELINDSYEKFGDLSVRQLERLRCRHRIQVLQAHEDTTKENALRVVTPDVSISPEDLADVYELFKTEHFINLYWGDGGTVQHHDPGRPYLEQYRVDRAQFKSLYVLLTPWLCGAIHTDTVANRTFTLLDQDRDNLITFREFACWLDTFYCEELNEKIQLLYRLHIPPALTESEDDSSLMKSPLLSTTRPLFVDLPSGVEVEVKDYQEQLKQMLKDLVKEKQKDVEKPPPPMNQREFIQFCKTLYSMFHGNPEENDLFQAIAKVTSLVLQIGEAGHRGHCLASEVGGQEETESTQEVAEGNSEVHAIFGAEGGDDWDNETRCGSNSRSENEWTVSYSQILASLLTEQALVNFFEKPVDLSAKITEAKEKQYHQRAGLLMLQHGIS; encoded by the exons GTCTCCTGGTGGGGGCGCTGGACACGGTGCTGGACTCCAATGCCAGGGTCACTCCCTTTCGTATCCTCCTCCAGGTCCCTGGGTCCCAGATCAGCTGGGTCATCGCCAGCG GGGCTGCCATAGAGGAGGTGAACAAGCACTGGGACTGGCTGGTCCACAACCTCCTTCACTCCTTGTCTGTGTTTGAGAACAAGGAGGATGTTGCCAGCTTTGTCAAAGGCAAAGTCAAG GGTCTGATAGCAGAGGAGACACGTGGTCGCCAGGCAGCCCAGGAAAACGACCCAGAGAAGTTCAGGGAGGTGCTGCTGAAGTTCGAGTTGCATTTTGGCCTTCCGCCGTCGGAGAAGCTGGTGACCCACTACTCATGCTGCTGCTGGAAGGGCCGCGTGCCACGCCAGGGCTTCCTCTACCTCAGCATCAACCACATGGCCTTCTACTCCTTCCTGCTTGGGAAGGAAG TCAAGTTTGTGATCCCCtgggcggaggtaacacggttgGAGCGGGTCTCGGCGGGTCTGATGACAGAGGTCATCCGCGTTTGCACACGGCAACGCCAGCGGGATTTCTCTATGTTCCTGAACCTGGATGAGGCCTTCGGGGTCATAGGTCAGCTGGCTGACATCGCcctccgccggctgctggacagCGAAGGGCTGGAGCTCGACCGGATTCTGCAGCAGCCAACCCGCATCACCAAGAG GGTTTTAGAGGAGCAGGCGCTGAGGGAGTACGTCCTCGCTCTGTTCCGGCTGCCCCGCGGCGAGAGGCTCCACGAGGTGGCTTCCTGCTCGGTGTGGACGCCGCACGCCCGCTGTCACACGGCGGGAACGCTCTACACCACAGACAGCTACCTGTGTTTCTCCAGCCGAGAAGAGGGCAACTGCACCCTACTCATACCCCTCTCAGAG GTGTTGTCCATAGAAAAAGCTGAGAGCACCAGTCTCCTGGCCAACCCGGTCATAGTGAGCGTGCGCAGCAAAAAAGCTTTCCAGCTGATCGAGCTGCAGGACAGAGACGACCTGGTGGAAAGCCTCAACTCCCGCCTCCGAGCCCTGCAGTGGAAGTGCTCCATGTTTCGAAGCAAACCGCATGGCAAGAGGGCTGTC AGCTGTCCAGCACCCTACTACACCTTCTACTATGACACAATGTACTCAGATGGAGACGAGATAGAGGAGCAGGTTCTGCGTAACACGGTCAACACCGAGGCTCTGATGACGGCCTTCAGCCAAAGCCTGCCTGGATCCGATGACCATGACAGCAAG agtATGGAGCACGTGAAGGAGAGGCTCTGGGAGGAACATTTCTCAGAGTATGGACGGGGCGTCCACATGTTTCGCACAGACAAAATCCAAAAACTGGTGGCCATGGGCATCCCTGAGTCACTACGAGGGGAGCTTTGGATGACTTTCTCTG ATGCATGCTCTGAGCTGGTCGCTCACGAGGGTTATTATGCGAATCTTGTCCAGAAGTCAATGGGGCAGAGCAGCCTGGCGACAGAGGAGATTGAGAGGGACCTCCACCGGTCTCTGCCGGACCATCCTGCCTTCCAAAACCCCACGGGCATCGCTGCGCTCAGACGGGTCCTCACCGCATACGCTCATCGCAACCCCAAGATCGGATACTGCCAG TCTATGAATATCCTTGCATCAGTGCTGCTGCTGTACGCTAAAGAGGAAGAGGCTTTCTGGCTGCTGGTGGCTGTGTGTGAGAGGATGCTGCCTGACTACTTCAACCGCAGAGTCATAG GTGCCCAGGTAGACCAGTCGGTGTTCGAGGAGCTCATCCGGGAGCGTTTGCCCGATCTGGCCGAGCACTTTGCCgacctctcgcctctctcctccgtgTCCCTCTCCTGgttcctcactctcttcctcaGCGTGATGCCTTTCCACAGTGCCGTGTGCGTGGTTGactgcttcttcttctgcggGATCAAAGCCATCTTCCAGCTGGGGCTGGCCGTGCTGGATGCCAACGCCACGCAGCTTTATGCCAGTGCAGATGATGGACAGGCACTCATGATTCTCACGAg TTTTCTTGACCAGGTGCGGCGTGATGAGCCCTCCTCTCCACCTTCCTCTCCACCTACAGAAGAGGAGACCAGCAGCAGTGCCTCTGTGGGCCATAGATACATCACCGAGCTCATAAATGACTCCTACGAG AAATTTGGAGACCTGAGCGTGAGGCAGTTGGAGAGGCTGCGTTGTAGACACAGGATCCAGGTGCTGCAGGCACACGAAGACACCACGAAAGAGAATgct CTGAGGGTCGTGACCCCTGATGTGTCCATCTCTCCTGAGGACCTCGCCGATGTCTACGAGCTCTTCAAG ACGGAGCACTTCATCAACCTCTACTGGGGGGACGGGGGCACAGTGCAGCACCATGACCCGGGTCGGCCTTACCTGGAGCAGTACCGGGTCGACCGGGCCCAATTCAAGAGCCTGTATGTGCTGCTGACACCGTGGCTGTGCGGGGCTATCCACACGGACACCGTGGCCAACAGGACCTTCACCCTACTGGATCAGGACCGGGACAACCTGATCACCTTCAGGGAGTTTGCCTGCTggctgg ATACCTTCTACTGTGAGGAGCTGAATGAGAAGATACAGCTCCTCTATCGTCTTCACATACCGCCAG CTCTGACGGAGAGTGAAGATGACTCCTCTCTGATGAAGAGCCCCCTGCTATCCACCACCAGACCCCTTTTTGTGGATTTACCCTCTG GTGTTGAAGTGGAGGTGAAGGACTACCAGGAGCAGCTGAAACAGATGTTGAAGGACTTGGTCAAAGAGAAGCAGAAAGATGTGGAGAAACCTCCTCCACCGATGAACCAG CGCGAGTTCATCCAGTTCTGTAAAACACTCTATAGCATGTTTCATGGCAACCCTGAGGAGAACGACCTCTTCCAGGCCATCGCCAAGGTAACCAGCCTGGTGCTGCAGATCGGCGAGGCTGGCCACCGCGGCCACTGCTTGGCGTCGGAGGTCggcggacaggaagagacggagtcTACACAGGAAGTGGCTGAAGGCAACAGTGAAGTGCATGCCATCTTCGGTGCTGAAGGCGGCGATGATTGGGATAATGAGACTCGGTGTGGTAGCAATTCGAGGTCAGAGAACGAGTGGACGGTCAGCTACTCTCAGATACTGGCCTCTCTGTTGACAGAGCAGGCGCTGGTGAACTTCTTCGAGAAGCCAGTGGACCTATCGGCGAAAATCACAGAGGCAAAGGAGAAACAGTATCACCAACGGGCTGGTTTGTTAATGCTCCAGCACGGGATAAGCTGA